One Baekduia alba genomic window, TACACGCGGCTGCTGAAGCAGTTCGAGGGCTGGGCGTCGTCGCTGCGGGCCGAGTACGGCCACGAGGCCGTCCGCTTCCTCGGCGAGGCCGGGCTGCTCGACGACCAGGCCACGGACCTCCCGGCGGTCGTCGCGTCGCTGGAGAAGAACGACGAGTCGCGCCCGCACACGACGCACGTCGTCACGTCCGACGACGAGGTGCTCGTGATCAAGGCGATCGAGCGCAAGACCGGGCTGGCCCAGACGCACCGCCTGCCGCGGTCGCTGTTCGAGTCCAACGACTACGTCCAGTTCATCAAGGTCAACGCCCAGCTCGTCGACCTCGCCGGCGCGCCGCCGTTCAGCGTCGCGCTGGCCGACAAGTCCGATCAGGCGTACTCGTTCGAGGCGCTGCGGACCGCGGTGCTCGAGGTCGCGCGGCGCGGCATCAACGTCCAGCGCTTCAAGGGCCTGGGCGAGATGAACGCCGACCAGCTGCGCGAGACCACGATGGACCCGGCCACCCGCACCCTGCAGCAGGTGAGCGTCGAGGACGCCGCCGAGGCGGACCGGTTGTTCACCATGTTGATGGGCGACGTCGTAGAGCCCCGCCGCGAGTTCATCGAGCAGAACGCTCGCGCGGTCGTGAACCTCGACGTCTGATGATCCACGTTGTTGAAGGAGTTGAGGCCTGATGGCCACTGACGTCATCGGCGGCGGCAACATCGAGCCGCGCGCCCTCGAAGACGAGATGCGGACGGCGTACCTGGACTACGCCATGTCCGTCATCGTCGGGCGCGCGCTGCCCGACGTCCGCGACGGCCTGAAGCCCGTCCACCGCCGCGTGCTGTTCTCCATGAGCGAGAGCGGCCTCGGCCCGACCCGCCCGTACGTCAAGTGCGCGCGCATCGTCGGCGACGTGATGGGCAAGTACCACCCGCACGGCGACTCGGCGATCTACGACACGCTCGTCCGGCTGGCGCAGGACTTCTCGATGCGCCACCAGCTCGTCGACGGCCAGGGCAACTTCGGCTCGGTCGACGACGACCCGGCCGCGGCCATGCGGTACACGGAGGCGCGCCTGACCCGCCTCGCCATGGAGATGCTGCGCGACATCGACATGGACACGGTGGACTTCGTCCCCAACTACGACGGCCAGAACCAGGAGCCCGTCGTCCTGCCGTCGCGGTACCCGAACCTGCTCGTCAACGGCGGCACCGGCATCGCGGTCGGCATGGCCACGAACATCCCGCCGCACAACCTGCGCGAGGTCATCGACGCGACGGTCGCGTTCATCGACAACCCGGCGTTGACGACCGAGGAGCTGCAGCAGCACCTGAAGGGGCCGGACTTCCCGACGGGCGGCATCATCATGGGCGCCGCGGGCATCCGCGACGCCTACGAGACCGGCCGCGGCCGCGTGCGCGTGCGCGCCCGCGCCCACATCGAGGAGATCCACCAGGGCAAGGAGGCGATCATCGTCACCGAGCTGCCCTACGCGGTGAAGAAGGGCGGCGACACCGGCCTCATCACCAAGATCGCCGAGCTCGTGCGCGAGAAGAAGATCCCCGAGATCTCCGACCTGCGCGACGAGACCGACCGGCGCGGCATGCGCCTGGTGATCGAGCTCAAGCGCGCCGTCAACCCCAAGGTGGTGCTGAACAAGCTCTACAAGCACACCCCGATGCAGTCGACGTTCGGCGTCAACATGGTGGCCTTGGTCGACGGCGTGCCGCGCACGCTGTCGCTGATCGAGGTGCTCCAGGCCTACGTCGCGCACCAGCGCGAGGTCGTCGTCCGCCGCGCGAAGTTCGAGCTGGCGCAGAAGGAGGCGCGCGCGCACGTCCTCGAGGGCCTGCTCATCGCGCTGGACAACCTCGACGCCGTCATCGAGGTCATCCGCCGGTCGCCCAACCGCGAGGCCGCGCGCGAGGAGCTGGTCGCGCAGTTCGAGCTGTCGCAGATCCAGGCCTCCGCGATCCTCGACCTGCGCCTGTCGCAGCTGACCGCGCTGGAGAGCGACGCGATCAAGCAGGAGCACGCCGACGTCATGGAGCGCATCCGCGAGCTGCGTGACCTCCTCGGCGACGAGGGCAACGTCCTGGCCCTGATCAAGGAGGAGATGCTCGAGATCGCCGATCGGTTCCAGGACGAGCGCCGCACGACGATCGCGCCGTCCGAGGACGAGCTCGACATCGAGGACCTGATCGCCGACCAGCAGATGGTGATCACCATCACCAAGTCGGGGTACATCAAGCGCGTGCCGCTGGCGACGTACCGCCAGCAGCGGCGCGGCGGCGTGGGCATCAACGCCATGGACCTGAAGGACGGCGACTACATCGAGCACCTCTTCGTGTCGTCCACGCACGACTTCCTGCTGTTCTTCACCAACCGGGGCAAGGTGTACCGGTCGAAGGTGTACGAGCTGCCGGAGGGTCAGCGGACCGCGAAGGGCCGCGCGCTCGTCAACATCCTGCCGCTGCGCGAGAACGAGCGGGTGCAGTCGGTCCTGTCGACGCGCGACTTCTCCGAGTCGCCGTTCCTCGTCTTCGCGACGCGCAAGGGCGTGGTCAAGAAGACCGAGTTCCAGGCCTACAACACGCCGATCAAGGCCGACGGCATCATCGCGATCAAGATCCGCGACGACGACGAGCTGCTCGACGTCCGCCGGGTCGACGAGGGCGACGAGGTCATGATGGTGTCCAAGGCGGGCCTCGCGGTCCGCTTCGAGGAGGGCCAGGCGCGCGCGATGGGCCGCGACACCGGCGGCGTGCGCGGCATGGACGTCGGCGACGACGGCGAGGTCATCGCCATGGACGTCGCGCGCGACGACATGGAGCTGCTGGTCGTCACCGAGGCCGGCTACGGCAAGCGGACGAAGATCGACCAGTACCGCAAGACGTCGCGCGGCGCCAAGGGCGTGCTGACGATCAAGCTCACCGAGGCCAAGGGCGGCCTCGCGGGTGCGCTGGTCGTGCGGCCGCACCAGGAGCTCGTGTTCATCTCGCAGAACGGGCTGATCCAGCGAACGGGCGTCAAGGGCATCTCGCAGCAGGGCCGCTCGGCCACCGGCGTCCGGGTCATGAACCCGCGCGACGGCGACCAGGTGAGCGCCGTGGCGCTGATCGTGGAGTCCGAGGACGAAGAGGGCACGCCGACGCTGGACGTCGAAGGCGCCGAGGTCGAGGTGGTGCCCGAGCCGGGCGACGCCGCGGTCGCGGAGATCGCCGAGGAGCTGGCCGAAGGCGACGCGGAGGCCGACGAGGACGCGTCCGAGGAGCCCGACGAGTCCGCCTCTTGACCGCGGGTCCCGGCGACCGGTTTTGGTCGTCGGGAGGTGGTGCTACATTGGCGCTACCAGAGAAAGGAGGTGGTCCGAATATCTAGTTCTAGTACTTGCGGGACCCTGGAGGTGGCCGGCCGCTAGATCGGTCGGGCTGGAGTAACGATCCAGCGAATCCACGCCGGGCCACCCCCGATCTGCGATGCCGGAAGTCGTCCCTCCGGCCGCTCAGACCAGTCGCGGAGCGGGCTAGTCCAGTCCAGTGGTTGTACGAAGGGCGCCGGGAGCTTTCCCGGCGTCCTTCGTCATTTAAGGGACGCGTGCTTTGTCGTGGCTGGTCGGCGGGGTCCGACACGCTCGTTTCCGTGCTCCGCTGCGCGCTCAGTGGGTGCGGTGTGGGGCGCTGTCGGCCAGCCGGCTGTGTTCGGTGCCCGGGCCCGGTGGCCCCGAACGCCGCGCTTGAGCCGCTCCGCACGGACGACGACGTGTCGGACCCCCGCTACGCCCACACGTCTCGCATGGCTCCGCGCCTCCAATGCGTCGCGCCGCCGGGCGCTGCCGGCGTCGTGGAGGGGTGCTTCGGCGGGTCTCGGTCTCCGCCCGCCCCGTCGCGCTGCGGCGCGCCGTCCCCGCTCCGCTCCGCCGCGCGTCGCGCCCCGGCGAGGGAGCTGTCGCCGTCTCACCGGCGGCGGTCGGCGTAGCGGAGCCCGGAAACGAGCGTGTCGATACCTCCGCCGACCAACGACGCCGGTGCCGATGGACCAGCTAGGCCGCTTCAGGCAGCCATTGGCGCCAGGCGGCGGGGATGGTGGGTGTGGCGACGTGGATGAAGACGTGGGCCTGGGGGATCGAGGGGGTTCGCTTGGGATGCATGCCGGCCTTGTCGGGGAGGTGGTCGGCTTTGCGGCGGTTGCAGGGAGCGCAGGAGGCGACGATGTTGTCCCAGGTCGAGCCGCCGCCTTTGGAGCGGGGGATCACGTGGTCGACGGTCAGGTTGCTGCGGGAGCCGCAGTACTGGCAGGTCCAGTTGTCGCGGGCGAAGACCGCACGGCGGGTGATCTTGCGGCGGTGGGTGTCGCGGGGGACGACGATGTAGGTCATCAGGCGGATGACGACCGGCCGTGACATCGAGGCGCGCTCGGAGCGCAGCTCCCATGTCGCGTGGTCGACGACCTCGGCCTTCGCCTTCAGCAGGAGGACGACCGCGCGTCTGACGGTGCAGACGTTGATGGGCTCATACGACGCGTTGAGGACGAGCACCCGACCACCGTCCCGTCCACGTCGCCGGTGCTCGTCGGGCGACGTGGACCTCGTCATGTGTGGTGGCGTGAGCTGTGACATCGGGGCGGTGCTCCAGGCGGAACCGTACCACCCAGGAGAGCGGAAAATGCCTGGTTCGAACCCTTTGGTGACAGAGTGGCAACACCTGCGGCGCGGCGCCGCTCAGGGCTACCGGACGGCGCGCGGGTACGAGCCGAGGACGCGGACGACCTCGGCGTGGACGTGCACGCGCTCGATCGCCTCGGCGACGTTCGGGTCGGCGGCGTCGCCCTCGAGGTCGACGAAGAACAGGTAGTGGCCGAGCTGGCGCTTCAGCGGCCGCGACTCGATCCGCGTCAGGTTGATCCCCCGGAACGCGAGCTCCGACAGGCAGCGGACGAGCCAGCCCGGCGACGCGTCGCCGGCCCCGTGGAAGGCGATCGACGTCTTCGGCGCGCCGAGCCGGACGTCGGCGGCGGGCACGGCGCCGGCGAACGGATCGCGCCCCGTCGCCGCCACCCAGAGGAAGCGCGTCTCGTTGCCGTGCTCGTCCTCGATGCCCTCGGCCAGCACCGCGCAGCCGTACAGCCCGGCGGCCGTGACGGTCCCGATCGCCGCCCAGGGCTCGTCGCTCTCCGACACGATCCGGACCGCCTCGGCCGTCGAGGTCGCGGCGATCGCGCGGCGCCCCGGCAGGTTGTCGGCCAGCCAGCGGCGGCACTGGCCCAGCGGCTGGGGATGCGACACCACCGCGTCGACGGCGCCCACCGCGACGCCCTCCCGCGCGATCAGCGCGTGGGTCACCGGCAGCACCTCCTCCCCCACGATGCTCACGCCGGGCGCGTCGAACGCGAGCGTGTCGAGCGAGGCGTTCACGCCGCCTTCCAGCGAGTTCTCGATCGGGACGAGCGCCGCGTCGACGTCGCCGCGCTCGGCGGCCAGGACCGTGTCGCGCTCGGTCGCCAACGGCACGACCTTGGCGCCCGCCGAGCGCCACGACGCCGACAGCGCCGCGTGCGTGAAGGTCCCCGCCGGACCGAGGCAGCCCAGCCTCATGGCAGGCGGGGCGGCTCGGGCGGCGGCTCGCCGGCCAGCGCCACGCGGACCGCCTCGATCTCCTCGGGCGACAGCGGGTACTCCGGCTCGCCGTTGACCACGTGCTTGACGTACAGCCGCGCCTGGTCGCGGTGGTGGATGCTCGAGAGCACGATCCCGGACTGCTCGGCGTCCAGCAGCGCGATTGCGACCGACTGCTGGCCCGACATCTCGTTGTAGGCGTCGAACCGCACCAGGCCGCGGAACGCGATCCCGCGGTCCAGCCGGTCCTCGGCGGTGCCGAGCCGGCCGTCCAGCCGCGCCGCGACGTCGCCGACGTAGGCGTGCAGCGACCGGAACTCCTGCTCGAGGCGCGCGGCGTGCCCGATCAGGTCGTCGGTCGGCCCCGCGCCGAGCAGCACGCGCTGGTCGGCGCGCAGCCGCCGCAGCCGCACGAACGCGACGACGGCCACGATCAGCGCCGCCAGCGCCACCGCGCAGCCGGCGAGCGCGACGATCCCCGCGGTCGAGCTATCCACGCCCTCGACGCTACTAGGCGCGCCGCCCGGAACGCGCCGTCGCGCGCCCTAGTTGAAGAGGACGGTGTACGTCGCGTTGTTGTTGTCGGTCTTCTGCTCGCCGTTGACCGGCTTGATCGAGACCGTCATCGTCGTCGACGAGCCCTTGGGCGGCACCGTCGGCAGGTTGATCGTCACCGCGGCCTGCGTCCCGGCCTTCGTCTGGTTCAGCCGCTTGTTGACCGAGATCGGCTTGGGCCCGCCGGTGATCTTCACGTTGATCGTGACGTTGGTCTCGTCGTTCTCGCCCTGGTTGGCGTAGGTGACCTCGACCGGCAGCGGCGCCTTGGACGGCACGCGGTTGATCGCGGTGCCGGGCTGCAGGGTGACGCCGTTGGCCTTCGTCTGGACCAGGCCGTGGCCGTGGGTGCCCGGCTTGGGCGCGCCGGTCCCGGTCGAGCCGGAGCCGTCGGCGCCGGCGGAGGGGTTGAGCTTCTCGCCGACCTTGCCCGCGTCCAGCCAGCCGATCGACGGCAGGAACTTCGACGCCGGCACGGTCTGGTCGTGGATGTCGTTGTCGTCCAGCGCGTCCTTGATCAGCGGCGCGACGCGCTGCGAGTAGACGACGTCGGAGGCCAGGAACCCCTGCATCTGCCCGGCGATCCGGCGGATCGCCTCCGCCGCGCTGGGCTGGTTGCTGAGCGCCTTGTTGAGCTGCCCGGCGATCTCGGTCACGCCCGCGAGCCGGAAGTTCATGACCATCTCGAAGTCGTGCTGGGCGTCGGCGACGTCGTCCGGCGCGTCCAGCCCCTTCGCGCGCTTGGCGTCCTGCTCGGCCTCGAGCCGGACCTGCTGGACGGCGACCTGCACGTCCTTGTTGCCGCCGCCTCCGCTGAGGACGTCGAACAGCTGTTTGGAGACCGTGCCGTCCGAGCTCTGGACGATCGACGTGACGTCGCGGTTGTAGTCCTTCAGCGCGTTCTTGTGCGCGGTGCTGGAGCAACTCTTGACCGTGATGATCAGCAGCAGCGCGATGACCGCGAGCCCGCCGAACAGCACGAACTGGCGCCGGCGCGCGATGTCCGGCGGCGGCGTGCCGGCGGTCGCGGCGGAGCCGCCGGTGGACGCCGCGCGGCGTGGGCGCGCGGGACGGGTGACTCGAGTGGGCTCGTCGGGCTCGTCGTCGAAGAAGGACACGTCCGCGCTCCAGGCGGGGGCGAATGGGCCAGTATTACCGGTAGGTCGGGCGGGACGCGCCCGGTGCAACTTCGCCGTCGCGCGCAGGGCCCCTTCTTCCCGCGCGGAAGTCCGGAGTCGGTGGAGACCGCCGAGCACCCAACGACGACGACCGCGAGCGGCTCGGACGAGGTCGTCCTGGACCGCTACCGGCTGGTCCGCCGCCTGGGCGGAGGCGGCTTCGGCGTGGTCTGGCTGGCGCACGACCTCAAGCTCGACCGGACCGTCGCGGTCAAGCGGATCCCGGCGCCGGACGCCGACACCGCCAAGCGCGCGCAGCGCGAGGGCGTCGCGGCCGCGCGGCTGCAGCACCCGGCGATCGTGGCGCTGCACGAGGCGGGCAGCGACGACGAGAACGTCTACCTCGTCTCCGAGCTGGTCCGCGGGGCGACGTTCGCGCGGCTGCTCGAGGAGGGGGCGCTGTCGGACCGCGACGTCGTGGAGATCGGGGTCGCGCTGTGCGACGCGCTCGCTCACGCCCACAAGCGCGGGATCATCCACCGCGACGTCAAGCCGCTGAACATCCTCGTCCCGGACACCGCCGGCGACGGCGGGGCGCCCGCGAAGCTGACGGACTTCGGCGTGGCGCGGATCGCCGGCGACGATGCGCTGACGCGGACCGGCGACGTCGTCGGGACGCTCGCCTACATGGCGCCCGAGCAGGCGGAGGGCGCCGAGGTCGGCGCGGAGGCCGACCTCTACGCGCTCGGGCTCTGCCTCTACGAGGGCCTGTCGGGCGTGAACCCGCTGCGGGCGCGCGGCGCGGGCGCGACCGCACGCCGGATCGGGCAGCGCCTGCCGCCGCTGGGCCGCCTGCGCCGCGACCTGCCGCTGGACCTGTGCGCGGCGATCGACCTCGCGGTCTGGCCGCATCCCGACGAGCGCGGGACCCTGACCGACCTGCGCGCCGCGCTGGCCGTCGCGCTGGAGGACGTCGACGACGAGCCCGGCACGATCGCCGGCGGGCCGCTGGAGCCCCTGGCGCCCGTGGCGCCGCCGCACCGGACGAAGCTCGCCGAGCGCGCGCTGGCCGCGGCGCTGGCGGCCGCGATCGCCGGCGCCGCGCTGAAGTGGGGCGCGACGGGCGAGCTGAGCACCGCGGTGGAGCATGCCGCGGGGGCGGGCGGAGACGCCGCGGGCGGTGCGGCCGCGGGCGCCGGCGGAGACGTCGCGCATGGCGCGGCCACCGCAGCCTCCGCCGCGACCGCCGTGCCGCCGGTCGCCCCGCTGACCGGCGCGCTGGCGGTCGCCGTCGCGACGCTCCTGCTCCCGCGCGTCGCTTGGATCGCCATGGCCGCGGTCCTCACCGTCTGGCTCGCGGGCGTCGCGCCCGATCGCGCCTGGCTCGTCGGGGCCGTGGTGCTGCCCGTGCCGCTGCTCCTGCGCCGTTCCGCGCCCGCCACCTGGTCGGTGCCGGCCGTCGCGCCGCTGCTCGCGCTCGGCACCGTCTCCGGCGCCTATCCGGCCCTCGCCGGGCGTGTGGGCAACGTGTGGACGCGCGCGGCGGCAGGCGCGCTCGGCGCGTGGTGCGTCCTGCTCGCCGAGCCGCTGCTGCACCGCACGCTGGTCGTCGGCGCGCCGGGCAACACGGGCGGGACCGATGCGGTCGCCGCGGTCGCCACGGCGCCGGCGGTCGCGCTCGTCGGCCTCTGGGCCGCGGCCGCGGCGGTGCTGCCGCTCGTCGTCCGCGGCCGGATCCTGGCGCTCGACATCGTGGTCGCCTGCGGCTGGGCGGCGGGCCTGGCGGCGGCCTCGCAGGCCGCGATCGGCAGCGCGCCGCGGGGCCTGATCGTCGGCGCGATCGCCGCCGCGGCGCTCGCCGTCGCGCCCCGTGCGTCACTCCGCGTGCGCGAGCCGCGTTGAGCTTGCGTAACCTAGTTCGCCCCCGGCCCCCGCGGGGAAGTGGTCCCCTCACGGCATGAGCGTCCTCCGAAGTCTCGAAGAGAAGATCGCCGGCCTCGTCGAGGGGACGTTCGGCCGTGTCTTCCGCTCGGAGGTCCGGCCGGTCGAGCTGGCCCGCAAGCTGGCGAAGGAGATGGACGAGCACCGCACGGTCTCGGTCTCCCGCACCTACGTCCCGAACGAGTACGTCGTCTGGCTGTCGACCCAGGACCGGGAGCGCTACGAGGGCGTGGAGCAGTCGGTCATCGACGAGCTCGGCGCCTACCTGCTGGAGCACGCGCGCCGCGAGCGCCTCGCGCTGGTCTCCCGGCCGCAGATCGAGTTCCGCACCGACGACCGCCTGTCGCTCGGCGAGTTCGGCATCCAGGCGCGGCTGATCGAGCCGCACGAGCCCAGCGCCGGCCCGGCCGCCGCCTCGGCGCCCGCCCAGCCCGAGGCGCGCCCCGCCGACATGGGTCACACGATGGTCTACTCGACGTCGGCCCGCCATCAGGCCGCGCTCGAGGACGTCGGCTCGGGCACCGGCGCGGCCCGCCGCCGCGCGATCGTCGTGGTCGACGGCAAGCGCCTGCTCGTCCCGCCCGGCGGCGCGGTGATCGGCCGCAGCCGCGAGTGCGACATCGTCGTCGACGACTCCAACGTCTCCCGCCGCCACGCCGAGATCTCGCCCGGCGGCCAGGGCTGGCGCATCCAGGACCTCGGCTCGACCAACGGCGTGCGCGTCAACGGCCGCCAGGTCGACGGCCCGCACCCGCTGGAGTCCGGCGACCGCCTCGAGCTCGGCACCGTCTCCGTCACCTTCGAGGTCGAGTAGCCGATGATCGACCCCGCCTCCGTCGCGCTCAAGTTCGCCTTCCTGGCGGTCCTCTACCTGTTCCTGCTGTGGATCTCGCGCAACGCGCTGAAGGACCTCAAGCGCACGACGGTCCAGACGACGGCCGCGCCGTACGCGGGGGTGGGCGGGCCGCAATCCGACGCCACCGGCATCCACTCCGCCTCGGCGCAGGGCCGCGTGCCGGAGGCCCAGGACCTCGACCCGCGGCTCGTCGTCGAGCGCGCGCCCGGCCACGTGCCGGGCATGGAGTACGAGGTCGGCGACGGCGCGGTGATGGGTCGCGGCGACCAGGCCGAGATCCGGCTCGAGGACCCCTTCGCCTCGTCGCGCCACGCGCGCCTCATCCGCCAGGGCTCGATGATCGTGATCGAGGACATGGGGTCGACCAACGGCACCTACCTCAACGAGGAGCTGCTGTCGGGCCCGCAGCCGCTGCATGCCGGCGACCGCGTGCGCATCGGCGACAGCGAGTTCACCTACATGGACCGCTAGCCGCACATGCTTCGCGTCGCCGACCATGCCGCCCGCACCGACACGGGCCGCGCCCGCTCCGCCAACGAGGACTCCTACTGGGTCCACTCGCCGCTGTTCGTCCTCGCCGACGGGATGGGCGGCGCGCAGGCCGGCGAGGTCGCGTCGCGCACCGCGGTCGACGTCTTCGCCGAGCGCGGCGGCCTGCCCGACGGGCCTGGGACCTACGAGGAGCGCCTCGCGGCCATGGTCGCGGCCGCGAACGTCGAGGTCTACGCCCAGGCGCAGTCCGACGACCAGTTCGCCGGCATGGGGACGACGCTCACCGTCGCCTACGTCGGCGAGGACGACCTCGCGATCGCCCACGTCGGCGACAGCCGCTTCTACGTGCTGCGCGACGGCGACCTGCAGCAGCTCACCGACGACCACTCGCTGGTCGGCGAGCTCGTGCGCCGCGGCCAGATCAGCGCCGAGGAGGCCGAGGACCACCCGCAGCGCTCGATCATCACCCGCGCGCTGGGCATCGAGGGCGAGGTCGTCGTCGACCACTTCTCCTGGCCGGTCCGCGACGGCGACGTCTTCCTGCTGTGCTCCGACGGCCTGACCGGGATGGTGCCGGACGTCAAGGTCGCGGAGATCATCGCCGGGGCCGACACGCTGACGACCGCCGCGCAACGCCTGGTCGCCGCCGCCAACGAGGCCGGCGGGCGCGACAACATCACGGTGGTCCTCTTCCGCGTCGAGGACGTCACGCCGGGCGACGGCGCCGTCGTCGGGCAGAGCACGATGGTCGGCGCGGCAGCGCCCACGGCCGAGGAGGTCCGGGAGGCCGCGGCCACGCGGAGCGCACCGGCGGCGCCCGCCGCGAGCGCCGCCCAGCCCCGTGCCCCGCGCGCGCCGCGCGGCGTGGGTGGGATGGCCTCGGCGCAGGTCCCGAAGAAGCGCCGCCGCTGGGCCCCGTTCGCCAAGGGCTTCGCCGTCGTCGCGGTGATCCTGATCCTGATCGCCTCGGGCGGCTGGATCGCGACCCGCAGCGTGTACTTCGTCGGCACCG contains:
- a CDS encoding serine/threonine-protein kinase, with protein sequence METAEHPTTTTASGSDEVVLDRYRLVRRLGGGGFGVVWLAHDLKLDRTVAVKRIPAPDADTAKRAQREGVAAARLQHPAIVALHEAGSDDENVYLVSELVRGATFARLLEEGALSDRDVVEIGVALCDALAHAHKRGIIHRDVKPLNILVPDTAGDGGAPAKLTDFGVARIAGDDALTRTGDVVGTLAYMAPEQAEGAEVGAEADLYALGLCLYEGLSGVNPLRARGAGATARRIGQRLPPLGRLRRDLPLDLCAAIDLAVWPHPDERGTLTDLRAALAVALEDVDDEPGTIAGGPLEPLAPVAPPHRTKLAERALAAALAAAIAGAALKWGATGELSTAVEHAAGAGGDAAGGAAAGAGGDVAHGAATAASAATAVPPVAPLTGALAVAVATLLLPRVAWIAMAAVLTVWLAGVAPDRAWLVGAVVLPVPLLLRRSAPATWSVPAVAPLLALGTVSGAYPALAGRVGNVWTRAAAGALGAWCVLLAEPLLHRTLVVGAPGNTGGTDAVAAVATAPAVALVGLWAAAAAVLPLVVRGRILALDIVVACGWAAGLAAASQAAIGSAPRGLIVGAIAAAALAVAPRASLRVREPR
- a CDS encoding HNH endonuclease: MLVLNASYEPINVCTVRRAVVLLLKAKAEVVDHATWELRSERASMSRPVVIRLMTYIVVPRDTHRRKITRRAVFARDNWTCQYCGSRSNLTVDHVIPRSKGGGSTWDNIVASCAPCNRRKADHLPDKAGMHPKRTPSIPQAHVFIHVATPTIPAAWRQWLPEAA
- a CDS encoding DUF4446 family protein, giving the protein MDSSTAGIVALAGCAVALAALIVAVVAFVRLRRLRADQRVLLGAGPTDDLIGHAARLEQEFRSLHAYVGDVAARLDGRLGTAEDRLDRGIAFRGLVRFDAYNEMSGQQSVAIALLDAEQSGIVLSSIHHRDQARLYVKHVVNGEPEYPLSPEEIEAVRVALAGEPPPEPPRLP
- a CDS encoding FHA domain-containing protein encodes the protein MIDPASVALKFAFLAVLYLFLLWISRNALKDLKRTTVQTTAAPYAGVGGPQSDATGIHSASAQGRVPEAQDLDPRLVVERAPGHVPGMEYEVGDGAVMGRGDQAEIRLEDPFASSRHARLIRQGSMIVIEDMGSTNGTYLNEELLSGPQPLHAGDRVRIGDSEFTYMDR
- a CDS encoding FhaA domain-containing protein, yielding MSVLRSLEEKIAGLVEGTFGRVFRSEVRPVELARKLAKEMDEHRTVSVSRTYVPNEYVVWLSTQDRERYEGVEQSVIDELGAYLLEHARRERLALVSRPQIEFRTDDRLSLGEFGIQARLIEPHEPSAGPAAASAPAQPEARPADMGHTMVYSTSARHQAALEDVGSGTGAARRRAIVVVDGKRLLVPPGGAVIGRSRECDIVVDDSNVSRRHAEISPGGQGWRIQDLGSTNGVRVNGRQVDGPHPLESGDRLELGTVSVTFEVE
- the gyrA gene encoding DNA gyrase subunit A, with protein sequence MATDVIGGGNIEPRALEDEMRTAYLDYAMSVIVGRALPDVRDGLKPVHRRVLFSMSESGLGPTRPYVKCARIVGDVMGKYHPHGDSAIYDTLVRLAQDFSMRHQLVDGQGNFGSVDDDPAAAMRYTEARLTRLAMEMLRDIDMDTVDFVPNYDGQNQEPVVLPSRYPNLLVNGGTGIAVGMATNIPPHNLREVIDATVAFIDNPALTTEELQQHLKGPDFPTGGIIMGAAGIRDAYETGRGRVRVRARAHIEEIHQGKEAIIVTELPYAVKKGGDTGLITKIAELVREKKIPEISDLRDETDRRGMRLVIELKRAVNPKVVLNKLYKHTPMQSTFGVNMVALVDGVPRTLSLIEVLQAYVAHQREVVVRRAKFELAQKEARAHVLEGLLIALDNLDAVIEVIRRSPNREAAREELVAQFELSQIQASAILDLRLSQLTALESDAIKQEHADVMERIRELRDLLGDEGNVLALIKEEMLEIADRFQDERRTTIAPSEDELDIEDLIADQQMVITITKSGYIKRVPLATYRQQRRGGVGINAMDLKDGDYIEHLFVSSTHDFLLFFTNRGKVYRSKVYELPEGQRTAKGRALVNILPLRENERVQSVLSTRDFSESPFLVFATRKGVVKKTEFQAYNTPIKADGIIAIKIRDDDELLDVRRVDEGDEVMMVSKAGLAVRFEEGQARAMGRDTGGVRGMDVGDDGEVIAMDVARDDMELLVVTEAGYGKRTKIDQYRKTSRGAKGVLTIKLTEAKGGLAGALVVRPHQELVFISQNGLIQRTGVKGISQQGRSATGVRVMNPRDGDQVSAVALIVESEDEEGTPTLDVEGAEVEVVPEPGDAAVAEIAEELAEGDAEADEDASEEPDESAS
- the pheA gene encoding prephenate dehydratase, encoding MRLGCLGPAGTFTHAALSASWRSAGAKVVPLATERDTVLAAERGDVDAALVPIENSLEGGVNASLDTLAFDAPGVSIVGEEVLPVTHALIAREGVAVGAVDAVVSHPQPLGQCRRWLADNLPGRRAIAATSTAEAVRIVSESDEPWAAIGTVTAAGLYGCAVLAEGIEDEHGNETRFLWVAATGRDPFAGAVPAADVRLGAPKTSIAFHGAGDASPGWLVRCLSELAFRGINLTRIESRPLKRQLGHYLFFVDLEGDAADPNVAEAIERVHVHAEVVRVLGSYPRAVR
- a CDS encoding Stp1/IreP family PP2C-type Ser/Thr phosphatase, with translation MLRVADHAARTDTGRARSANEDSYWVHSPLFVLADGMGGAQAGEVASRTAVDVFAERGGLPDGPGTYEERLAAMVAAANVEVYAQAQSDDQFAGMGTTLTVAYVGEDDLAIAHVGDSRFYVLRDGDLQQLTDDHSLVGELVRRGQISAEEAEDHPQRSIITRALGIEGEVVVDHFSWPVRDGDVFLLCSDGLTGMVPDVKVAEIIAGADTLTTAAQRLVAAANEAGGRDNITVVLFRVEDVTPGDGAVVGQSTMVGAAAPTAEEVREAAATRSAPAAPAASAAQPRAPRAPRGVGGMASAQVPKKRRRWAPFAKGFAVVAVILILIASGGWIATRSVYFVGTDDDGFVTLYSGLPYALPGIDLFSTEFTTGVPAEELSPRVRATVTEHKLRSHDDAVDLVRQLERGELAGQNAS